The Glycine max cultivar Williams 82 chromosome 3, Glycine_max_v4.0, whole genome shotgun sequence sequence gtttatctatatatatacacactccTGTGACAAACAATAGTGTCTTACTGTCTTATATTGTCCCCTTTTACTGCTATTCCCTCTCTGTCTCCTTTCTGTTTTTCTGTCTTACATAACAAATAGATACAAACATTGAaattgttgagttttttttttttttgcattttattatattgtttctCATGATGTTGAGAACAACTGAAAAGGTGTGCTACACTCCTGATTTTAATGAGAAACCAATCATGTTTCTCAAGCAAACAagtgttggtggtggtggaaaCAAGAAGAGGGTCACAGGAACTTGGACTTTCAGATTTCCAAAAGACCCTAAATTTTCACCTGTGAGATTCTTGCAGCAACTTGGAGCAAAAGTGGCAAGTGCTATAAGAGTTGTTTCCATGAGAAGGAGATCCTCTAGGAAGGTTTCTTCATCCTCTTTGGTCAGAACACGTTCTGTGTCAGACCCCCCTGATTCACATCGTGCCAAAGCTGTTGAAGATTGTATTGAGTTCTTACATTCTTCTTCATCTAGGGAGAGACCCAGTTCAGTTTCTGAAAGTTCTCTCTAGGAATGCTTGTAATTTCTACATGCAAGAGATCGATGTATATTAGAGAAAAAATGGTATGCTTTATTGGTTTCCATTGACATGTTCATTAGTAGGAAATAGAAGTTAATCATTTGTACACAGTGCCACTTTGGTATTGGAGTTTGAGTAGAGATTGAGATTCTCATATAAGCATTGGTTTAAATTATGGTTTGAATTGTGAACCTTGATCGTTGATTCATAAGAATACATTGTATCTAGTTCTACTTTGTCATGGTCCTGATATGATAGtcggtttttatttatttcctcaCCATCATTACCCGAAATTGATTAATGACCAACTATCCTTTCTTTAGTTATGTTGTTGTCAATATTGTTTTCAGAATGCtgattgatttatatataacaaatttatgattctcttagatttgaaaagaaaaatatttttttgtcataaaaaaGTGGTAGAACGGAGAAACTCTAAATATTAATAGACAAGGCCTCATGGTATATAATATGGTATGTCAAGACTTCTAGAAGAGATTCATCTAAAATATTACTGGACAGGTTCGAACTATAAACAATTTCACCTTATTATAATTACTGAActagtttttaaatattaaaaaaacttttagaaaaggaTTGCTCACTGAGTTTGAAAATTAAGATGAATAAAATCTTATTGGCAAAGAAAATCAAACTTACATCTTAttagaatataaatttatttttttatcaactaaattaacctTTATTATTACGCAATTGCATATGTTTATGCATCTGtaatttattgaaaggaaaTCAAAACTTAAATCATGCACATTTTCAAATATCTCACTTTCTTTCCgcctaataaatatttgttttggtAAAGTTGTCTTTTACATTATGAACAaaggagtttttttttgtctgagAACAAAGGAGTTAcaagcattattttttttattattataaaaacaacaAGCATTATTCCTTTGCTACTAacgcaattttaattttaagctaAAGATAGTTaggcattttttttcaaagcacaGTCATTATATGATTATAAATCTGACATTACGATAAAATTCGCCAATTTTGCAGTTTACCTTTGGTCCTTTACCCTTTTCAACAGTTGTTGAGTCAGAGTTACAAGCTTTTGAATTAGGCAAACGGACAAAAAGATACGTGGCCTAACAAAATAGTATGAAATTTGTGAGAGAATGAAAGAGACGAgtagtctaaaaattatttcaagtgCGAGAGGAAAGAGATTATGACAAATATGAAATttgattaaaagataaataaaatttaattaaaaattattttttattgaagattgaatttgaataatattagaacaatttaattttaatatattaattatttttattcaatcacttggttattttaACTAATGTTAGAATAaccatttataaattaaataacttttttgcGATGTTGGTTGATGATTGCAATTAATTAGGCCATGCACAAGCAATTTTCAATGTTTTGTGAAGCCCAAGACAAATTAAACCATTCAAGATGCTTGCTGAAAGTTTCTTGTTATGATACGTCGCTACCCCACAGCTCATAGACAAGATCATGCTCGTGTATCTAGGCCTCTTCTATCCATCACTTTGAAAGCCACTACCAGCCATATCCTGGAAATCAGTGAATATACATTCTTCAATTGGCTTCCACTTTTCCATAATCCTTTGACCAGCAGAGTACAAGAATTTTATCCCAAAATTACCCATTGAGCAGGGAATCCAACGACTATATGTAATACTAGTACTAGTACATAATCTTCACTTTagctataaataaatagaaatcaaCTATAAAATCGAACAAACAGTATGTTTGGATTAGCTTCATGGGaacaaataactaattaatttttcaagtgAAGATAAAGCAATAAATagttgttttttacttttttatagttGCATTGTGATTTTATGGGATAAAAACTGATACTCATGCATGTGTTATCCAGATTGAATGGTCCTTCAATTTATTGGGAAATCGATCATCATATCTATTAAGTTTGTGATTCTTGCTGGTGGTCGATCTTCTTTTTCAGGAAgttatttgtattataattaattctGAGTGAAGCTTGAGACATGTAAAGAGGGTTCTTTCCAAGAGGTCTAACTAAGCCAGGTGCAAGGTGGTTCCGAAGTCCCATGAAAAAGTGCGTAAAAGAATTTTGACCTAAGAATTGTTTCCTAGTGACGCCTTATTTATCTATTCCTTTTGTCTTGCTTTAGTTGAAATGAATTAATAACTTTGCTAAAGCAACATCAGTCTAATATCATCAACATCGTCATCCACTGGAACCTGTAAACAAGATTGGACGGTTATCTATAAagcatattcaattaaaaaattgtgacaAAAAGGAATCGTAGGGCACGCAATGATGGAACAAGCAGAATAGAAAGCACCAAAGTTCACACGTACGCTAGTAATGTCAATCCATTAATCATACCATGGTTAGAAAAAGCAAAAATTCCAAAGGTCATTCTGAGTAAATGGCTCATATCATCATTAAGAATCCACTGAGAGATTTTCGAGATCACAGATTCCTTGACTAGGCACTTTGTTCAAACTCGGAAGATATCTTGTAAGGATCAAGCTTTGATATTTTGCCCCAACATTACATGTAGTTATAGAAATGGGATTGATAGGCCATGCAAAATTTCTGGATGGAAAATAGAAGaaagtcaaaatttatttacatgaggcagttatattttttatatgtggcCGTTATTATTTAGTATTAGCAAAAAATAGGGACTCCGTGCTtaactgtttttttattttttttaaataaaaaggaaaataataaaagttaatgGGTGATTTGTGAAGGtagttataacaataaaataataacttatgAATGTAATTATTGGAATAAAATGTGCATAAAAATGTTTACAccaaaatatcttattttttatatatatttatagattAACATGAAGTTATTTTCTACATGTGACTgttgttattgttatatatatatatatatatatatatatattcgctGAATATTTTAAGCTCTTCTTTCATAATACATTCATATTTCGATTCCTTTCTTGGATCTGGATTAGATACTACTTTTAGTATACCTAGAACAACTTACAACCAAGAGTAGGAGGACGACCAAAAGTCAATCTAATCCCTAACTTATTCTTCTATGGAACCTTATGATGCTATCTGACCATtttagcattgataaggaaaccCTTAAGAAAGACTTTTACTCTTCAGAGAATGAACttcaaaggagatggtttttcCAACATTACAAGGGTGCTAACAGAAGACAGATCCAAGACAAATTCTATGAATTTGTCGAAAGAGTCAAAAttaatgtccttttctttgattgattCAATGCTTATACCATCAGAAAGCATATAGATTACCCATGGAAACAAGACATCATAGGTGATCGAGCAACAAATGTCATAACAAACTGGCAAATGAAGGATGGTGAGTTAATCCAATCAGAATTACCTCCCACAACACAATATCAACTACCAAATGTCAAAGATAGTAACAATAAGCCTGTCATGGCAGTCCCATTCAAAACCAAAGATGTCAACAAGGAAGTAACCTCCAAAGACATTAAGAGCCTAATGGAACAGGCAAATTACACCAACAAATATTTACAAGTTTCAGGAGAAACCATTAAAACTAAGGTCGTtcctaaacaaaaaatagttgAGGAAGCTTCGCCGAGCATTCCCATTGAAAAACCATTATTCAAGCCGTTCAAAGTTAGTGATAAAgctaaatgaaaaattaggGAACTTAGAAAAACTAAATCCTTAATTGAAGGAGAAGGAGACAACCATAGTGAATTACTAAACAAAATTGGTAGTTTACTTAAGGTCATTCCAGAAACTCCCCAAACTTCGGAAAATACATCCTAAATGGTAACAAGAAGTacctcaaaattaattaatgttattaatgaagATAGTGACCAAAACTCCGACAATGCAACTGAGATAGGATCAGTAgcagaaaagaatataaatccaattaattccaaacactggaaaacaccttctaaattatattatcaacgcCCAACTGTCCCTGACCTTCTATTAGAAGAAAGaggtgaaaacaattttaagagttttagtgcaaacaatatctatgaatggaacatagatgcacaaacggagtataacatcatgaatacactccaacaTATGACCATGGTAGCTACAGCCTACCAAACCTCCCATGAATGTTCGGAAGAAACcattatagatattttattgCACTACTAAAAAAGCTTCTTTTTACGACATCATATTTACCACGGTCATACGAAAACGTCTTAGTATGTATAAGGatggcaattttgtaaatattgcaAACATTTCAAAGGCGGTTTCggaaaaccgtctttgaatacgggccattttaatttttaatgtgtcCCTCGCGTCTATTCCTCTTCTTTTCGCAAATGTGGCACTTGTTCCTTTTCTTTCCCAGCTGGCGTCTGTTCCTCTCCCCACTCCCTAGTtgtcttctccttctccttttctctcctctttCCATTACATTTCTCCACCTTTTCCCTGGTACCACCACCACCCCCATTCCCCTCTCCTCCAGTAAAACTACAAAAAACCCTAACCCCCAAAAAAACCCAAACCCCTGTCGCGATGAAATCTCCACCCCCAAATAGCTCTTTGGAATAGAATCAAGGAACTTACCAAATCCATTACATCCTATTTGGGTTTTGGCGTGTTTCCGGtgtgaaagaaggaaaaagaaatgcCTACAGGTGAAATCAAAAGACTACTAGTTTTCTTGTTAATTTGTGGCATGTTGGGAAAGGCTTGAACTTTTGGGAATTTTCTCAGTTTCAATTTTTCAGGAGATTCAGAGAAATAGCTaactcttcttcatcatcaatttTCTCAGTTTCAATTTTTGTACCATGCTTTCTCACGATTTCTTATTTCTGTTTTTAGATACTTAATTccttattaaaattttcttattgcAAATTTGCAATTGCCTGATTTTGAACAAGTTGATGTTGATTACTATGGTGTATGTGCTTGATCGAGACTTCGAGCGTTGCTGTTCGAGAattcaattacttttttttatgcttaattttgtcTTGTTGATGGCAATTTCTTAATACCCTTACCTGCGAGAAATCTTCCAagcaattttttgtttgtttatttcctTATTGCAAAATGGTGATTACGAGTAGAATTTCATgctaaaagaaaaattctaaatcattcattattttttggaattttttaagatattgtttgatttttttattataattttttaagtatgaTATTAGACTGCTTATTAGTCTATCAAATGAGTCTTAGTACGTGGAAAAATTGTAAATCTTTGATACtaaatttaattcttatcaATAAATAAAGACTGATTATTAGTGGTTAGAATATTTAAGATTCCATTAAAGATCCAATATTACTGTGGTTacaataaattagtaaatttaaaaaatattttaaaatataattaaattataaattatttgactaAGTGTTTATACCTTTTGTATAAAacctataattaaatttatttttcatttggaTGTACTTTGATATAAGCTTTGCCCTTTTCATTCTTTTAGGATAGTCAACAGGGACATTCAAATGCAAATTTGATACTAGGTTTTCTTTGATGTTCAatcatttcacatttttttcttttgtctcttCTAAATGCTCAGTTTTATGCTAATGGCGGTTGCCTAATTTTTGTGCAGGAATTTAAGGGCAGGGTTGCTGGTGATGCATTTGTTAGTGGAATTATCTATAGCTTAGCTTCTGATTAAAGCCTTTTCCaggtaattttgaaatttttacacACTCTGTTTGTTCATCATGTTCCAGTGTATTTGAGCACTGAATTCTCTATACCTATCGCGTAAGCATTAATAATTTGATTGTTGGATTTTATTGATTATCATTTTATACATCTATGCTTAGCTGTAGACATAATTCTTCTGAATTTGGCCATGGTTTTGAATTGGATGATAATGCTTAGATAgtcatttaagattttttttttctctatatgaATATAGGCTGCATTGTCTAATTGTCCCcggtaaattattttatttggataTATTGACAACTTGCATATCAAAAACAAACCGTTCATAGGATTCATAGTATAGCACTTGTGGTCGTGATGTTGATAAGATTTAGTGTTTCATGGGAATTTGAAAGTTGTATTGTATCTTAAACAGAGAAATATCTTTCTGAGCTCATTAGTGTATTTGACATCTTACTTTTAAAATGGGGTTATGCTATAGATTCATGATCCCAGTAAGCATAAGAGGAAGTGCTTAcgttttaaaataagatattttttgaatttaatccaacgttttaaaatgatattttttttatataattataatcaaataaaatgtaGGCCAGTTTGATTTATAAATCCTAAGCTTTAGCAGCAATGTAGGCAATTCTAGAAGTGCTTACGTTTGAGATTGTATAATTCCATGATTTTGTTGCAAGTGTACAGAGTGCATGCATAAAGTTTAGACAACTGCGCTGATTTCCGATCCAACACCATTAAGCCTCTCACAATGTGTAATGGCAGGGTGCTTAActctttttctatttgttttcattttaaaggagaaaaacaatatcttatattatattatgttttagGGACTCACTTTTAGGGACAAGTTATGAATCAATGACTAGGAAAAAGCCAAAAGCTGATTAGTTATCACCAAATATACTAAATGTAgtaacttcttttttattcatttgctCTTCAATATGTAGCAAGGGTgcagaaaaatatttcaagcaTGGATCGCGTCTAAAATGGCATGAAGGAGCTATTTCAAGGGAGAGCATTAGTGCAGTGAAGAAGCTTGGTCATCTTAAGGTTTGTCGTGTTTCCTACTGTCTTGTCAGTAATTGCTGGATTTGAATCTTCAATTAATTAGTGTACTccagtgtgtgtgtgtattaatTTTGTGAATTGTAATGACCCATCATTATTCTCAATGCAAGATATTGTATCACAAAATGTGGACTCTTCAAGGCGaagcataaaaatcaaataaatgaaaaagtatttttactaAGGTAACCAGGTATCACAATTTTATGAATGCTAACATGTTAAACTTTTCTtaatgaagattttttttaacactatttttaaagaaatatttaatctattttttatctCCTGCCACATCATCTGCAGGATGAAGTCTGCAATGCCACAAAATTTGATCTACCAAATAAGGATAGAAAGGATTCCCAAGGAATATGCTTTTTGGGCAAGGTATGTGGAGTGAGCAGCTCCTTTACATCATATCTATTTCATGGTGATGAGAAGTCTTTACAAATCACTTTTGAACTAATTCTTATTAGATCTAATTTTgcacttttttttgttagatctaattcTTGTTAGTCCATTTAATAGCCCTgcaaaatgtgttatttttcaTCTAAACATGTGACCTTTTTTTGAACACTGTAGGTGCTGGATTTGGATCTAAGAGAAAATATATGTTTCGGAAAGTAACCATCCAGCTCAAGCTTGTGGAGGGTGACTCTATTGAAACTGGACCATTTCTATGTAAGtggaaattttatcttttattttaaagaaaaaatttgccCATGATGCTCTTTTGATGTTTTAGTATGATGCTTGTGATAATTACTATTTACTAGCTATAGTGCTTAGTTAACAATGAACATAATTTACGGTGTACATATTCTGCTCAATGCATTGAGCTTTTCTCAAGTTCAGACAACCCGATTTGCATCAATGAATTGAATATTACCAGTTTAGGCATCATGGAGATTCCTATTTGCTTAGGTGGCTCCATTTCATCCTCTGGCTCCACTTTATATGTGCTCATGTTTTCCTGATTTGATTTGCCCCCTCTGCCACCTTGCCACTCCTATTTCTTATTATTCAATTCTCCTCCTTTAgcatttttaagttaaattagtttttctttcttgacttgatgttttaattttttattcaaaattttaaattatgatttttaaaattatttaaaattgatttaattttatccttttttgtctaaattaaattaat is a genomic window containing:
- the LOC100306455 gene encoding uncharacterized protein LOC100306455: MMLRTTEKVCYTPDFNEKPIMFLKQTSVGGGGNKKRVTGTWTFRFPKDPKFSPVRFLQQLGAKVASAIRVVSMRRRSSRKVSSSSLVRTRSVSDPPDSHRAKAVEDCIEFLHSSSSRERPSSVSESSL